From one Phycodurus eques isolate BA_2022a chromosome 6, UOR_Pequ_1.1, whole genome shotgun sequence genomic stretch:
- the ift56 gene encoding intraflagellar transport protein 56 isoform X1 — protein sequence MILSRVKPAVGGETAASVSVKKKNKSKVPSLEEYLQQRDYLGALTLLEFQRNIGEQEENADLWICFCAFHLGDYKRAMEEYKALTAKPECPPDVWVYLGCAMFFLGLYKEAEEAALKAAKCPLQTRLLFHLAHKFSDEKKLMDFHQNLEDVTEDQLSLASIHYMRSHYQEAIEIYKRLLLQNIDLLAMKVYVALCYYKLGYYDVSQEVLAAYLQNIPDSTIALNLKACNHFSLYNGKAAEAELKNLIDISSCSFEFAKELIRHNLVVFRGGEGALQVLPPLIDVIPEARLNLVIYYLRQDDVQEAYNLIQHLDPATPQEYILKGVVNAALGQQLGTRDYLKVAQKFFQLVGGSASECDTIPGRQCMASCFFLLREFNDVLIYLNSVKGYFYNDDSFNFNYAQAKAAIGNFKEAEEIFLLIQSEKIKSDYVYLSWLARCYVMNQKGRLAWELYLKMGTSSDSFSLLQLIANDCYKMGQFYYAAKAFDALEKLDPGSNYWEGKRGACVGIFQLILANKESKETLKEVVLLLRNSGNPQVEYIIRAMRKWAKDNRVFLS from the exons ATG ATCCTGTCTCGCGTGAAGCCCGCCGTGGGGGGCGAGACGGCGGCCAGCGTCAgcgtgaagaagaaaaacaaaagcaaagttCCCAGTTTGGAGGAATATCTACAGCAGAGAGACTACCTTGGAGCATTGACCCTTTTGGAG TTCCAGAGAAATATTGGCGAGCAAGAGGAGAACGCAGACCTCTGGATTTGCTTCTGCGCCTTTCACTTGGGAGATTACAAGAGAGCTATGGAG GAGTACAAAGCACTGACCGCAAAGCCCGAGTGTCCTCCTGATGTGTGGGTCTATCTCGGCTGCGCCATGTTTTTTCTGGGCCTCTATAAGGAGGCTGAGGAGGCTGCGTTGAAAG CGGCGAAGTGCCCCCTCCAAACCCGACTCCTCTTCCACTTGGCTCATAAG TTCAGTGATGAGAAGAAACTTATGGACTTCCACCAGAACCTGGAAGACGTGACGGAGGACCAGCTGAGCTTGGCCTCCATCCACTACATGCGTTCGCACTACCAAGAGGCCATCGAGATCTACAAACGCCTTCTCCTGCAGAACAT AGACTTGCTGGCGATGAAGGTGTACGTGGCCCTGTGTTACTACAAGCTGGGCTACTACGACGTGTCGCAAGAGGTGCTGGCGGCGTACCTTCAGAACATCCCCGACTCTACCATCGCCCTCAACCTCAAGGCCTGCAATCATTTCAGCCTATACAACGGCAAAGCAGCCGAG GCTGAGCTGAAGAACCTCATCGACATCTCCTCCTGCTCCTTTGAGTTTGCTAAGGAGCTTATTAGACACAACCTG GTGGTGTTTCGCGGTGGCGAGGGCGCATTACAGGTGCTGCCCCCTCTGATCGACGTCATCCCCGAGGCTAGACTCAACCTTGTCATCTACTACCTGAGACAAG ATGATGTACAGGAAGCTTACAACCTCATCCAACATTTAGATCCTGCCACGCCTCAG GAGTATATTTTGAAAGGGGTGGTCAATGCCGCACTGGGGCAACAGCTTGGAACg agggATTACTTAAAAGTCGCGCAGAAGTTCTTCCAGTTGGTCGGAGGCTCAGCCAGCGAGTGCG ACACTATTCCTGGCAGACAGTGCATGGCTTCCTGCTTCTTCCTCTTGAGAGAGTTTAATGACGTTCTCATATATCTCAACTCAGTCAAG GGTTACTTCTATAACGACGATTCATTTAATTTCAACTATGCGCAGGCCAAGGCAGCCATTGGCAACTTCAAAGAAGCGGAGGAG ATTTTTCTTCTGATTCAGAGTGAGAAGATCAAAAGTGACTACGTATACCTCAGCTGGCTGGCACGCtgct ACGTCATGAACCAGAAGGGTCGCCTCGCCTGGGAGCTGTACTTGAAGATGGGCACTTCCTCTGACTCCTTCAGTCTGCTCCAGCTCATCGCCAATGACTGCTACAAG ATGGGCCAGTTCTACTATGCGGCCAAAGCGTTTGATGCACTGGAGAAGCTGGACCCAGGCTCCAACTACTGGGAGGGCAAGAGAGGGGCATGCGTTGGCATCTTTCAGCTCATTTTAGCCAACAAGGAGTCCAA GGAGACGCTTAAGGAGGTGGTGCTGCTGCTGCGCAATTCCGGAAACCCGCAGGTGGAATACATCATCCGAGCCATGAGGAAGTGGGCCAAAGACAACAGAGTTTTCCTCTCGTGA
- the ift56 gene encoding intraflagellar transport protein 56 isoform X3 yields MILSRVKPAVGGETAASVSVKKKNKSKVPSLEEYLQQRDYLGALTLLEFQRNIGEQEENADLWICFCAFHLGDYKRAMEEYKALTAKPECPPDVWVYLGCAMFFLGLYKEAEEAALKAAKCPLQTRLLFHLAHKFSDEKKLMDFHQNLEDVTEDQLSLASIHYMRSHYQEAIEIYKRLLLQNIDLLAMKVYVALCYYKLGYYDVSQEVLAAYLQNIPDSTIALNLKACNHFSLYNGKAAEAELKNLIDISSCSFEFAKELIRHNLVVFRGGEGALQVLPPLIDVIPEARLNLVIYYLRQDDVQEAYNLIQHLDPATPQRDYLKVAQKFFQLVGGSASECDTIPGRQCMASCFFLLREFNDVLIYLNSVKGYFYNDDSFNFNYAQAKAAIGNFKEAEEIFLLIQSEKIKSDYVYLSWLARCYVMNQKGRLAWELYLKMGTSSDSFSLLQLIANDCYKMGQFYYAAKAFDALEKLDPGSNYWEGKRGACVGIFQLILANKESKETLKEVVLLLRNSGNPQVEYIIRAMRKWAKDNRVFLS; encoded by the exons ATG ATCCTGTCTCGCGTGAAGCCCGCCGTGGGGGGCGAGACGGCGGCCAGCGTCAgcgtgaagaagaaaaacaaaagcaaagttCCCAGTTTGGAGGAATATCTACAGCAGAGAGACTACCTTGGAGCATTGACCCTTTTGGAG TTCCAGAGAAATATTGGCGAGCAAGAGGAGAACGCAGACCTCTGGATTTGCTTCTGCGCCTTTCACTTGGGAGATTACAAGAGAGCTATGGAG GAGTACAAAGCACTGACCGCAAAGCCCGAGTGTCCTCCTGATGTGTGGGTCTATCTCGGCTGCGCCATGTTTTTTCTGGGCCTCTATAAGGAGGCTGAGGAGGCTGCGTTGAAAG CGGCGAAGTGCCCCCTCCAAACCCGACTCCTCTTCCACTTGGCTCATAAG TTCAGTGATGAGAAGAAACTTATGGACTTCCACCAGAACCTGGAAGACGTGACGGAGGACCAGCTGAGCTTGGCCTCCATCCACTACATGCGTTCGCACTACCAAGAGGCCATCGAGATCTACAAACGCCTTCTCCTGCAGAACAT AGACTTGCTGGCGATGAAGGTGTACGTGGCCCTGTGTTACTACAAGCTGGGCTACTACGACGTGTCGCAAGAGGTGCTGGCGGCGTACCTTCAGAACATCCCCGACTCTACCATCGCCCTCAACCTCAAGGCCTGCAATCATTTCAGCCTATACAACGGCAAAGCAGCCGAG GCTGAGCTGAAGAACCTCATCGACATCTCCTCCTGCTCCTTTGAGTTTGCTAAGGAGCTTATTAGACACAACCTG GTGGTGTTTCGCGGTGGCGAGGGCGCATTACAGGTGCTGCCCCCTCTGATCGACGTCATCCCCGAGGCTAGACTCAACCTTGTCATCTACTACCTGAGACAAG ATGATGTACAGGAAGCTTACAACCTCATCCAACATTTAGATCCTGCCACGCCTCAG agggATTACTTAAAAGTCGCGCAGAAGTTCTTCCAGTTGGTCGGAGGCTCAGCCAGCGAGTGCG ACACTATTCCTGGCAGACAGTGCATGGCTTCCTGCTTCTTCCTCTTGAGAGAGTTTAATGACGTTCTCATATATCTCAACTCAGTCAAG GGTTACTTCTATAACGACGATTCATTTAATTTCAACTATGCGCAGGCCAAGGCAGCCATTGGCAACTTCAAAGAAGCGGAGGAG ATTTTTCTTCTGATTCAGAGTGAGAAGATCAAAAGTGACTACGTATACCTCAGCTGGCTGGCACGCtgct ACGTCATGAACCAGAAGGGTCGCCTCGCCTGGGAGCTGTACTTGAAGATGGGCACTTCCTCTGACTCCTTCAGTCTGCTCCAGCTCATCGCCAATGACTGCTACAAG ATGGGCCAGTTCTACTATGCGGCCAAAGCGTTTGATGCACTGGAGAAGCTGGACCCAGGCTCCAACTACTGGGAGGGCAAGAGAGGGGCATGCGTTGGCATCTTTCAGCTCATTTTAGCCAACAAGGAGTCCAA GGAGACGCTTAAGGAGGTGGTGCTGCTGCTGCGCAATTCCGGAAACCCGCAGGTGGAATACATCATCCGAGCCATGAGGAAGTGGGCCAAAGACAACAGAGTTTTCCTCTCGTGA
- the ift56 gene encoding intraflagellar transport protein 56 isoform X2 translates to MILSRVKPAVGGETAASVSVKKKNKSKVPSLEEYLQQRDYLGALTLLEFQRNIGEQEENADLWICFCAFHLGDYKRAMEEYKALTAKPECPPDVWVYLGCAMFFLGLYKEAEEAALKAAKCPLQTRLLFHLAHKFSDEKKLMDFHQNLEDVTEDQLSLASIHYMRSHYQEAIEIYKRLLLQNIDLLAMKVYVALCYYKLGYYDVSQEVLAAYLQNIPDSTIALNLKACNHFSLYNGKAAEAELKNLIDISSCSFEFAKELIRHNLVVFRGGEGALQVLPPLIDVIPEARLNLVIYYLRQDDVQEAYNLIQHLDPATPQEYILKGVVNAALGQQLGTRDYLKVAQKFFQLVGGSASECDTIPGRQCMASCFFLLREFNDVLIYLNSVKAKAAIGNFKEAEEIFLLIQSEKIKSDYVYLSWLARCYVMNQKGRLAWELYLKMGTSSDSFSLLQLIANDCYKMGQFYYAAKAFDALEKLDPGSNYWEGKRGACVGIFQLILANKESKETLKEVVLLLRNSGNPQVEYIIRAMRKWAKDNRVFLS, encoded by the exons ATG ATCCTGTCTCGCGTGAAGCCCGCCGTGGGGGGCGAGACGGCGGCCAGCGTCAgcgtgaagaagaaaaacaaaagcaaagttCCCAGTTTGGAGGAATATCTACAGCAGAGAGACTACCTTGGAGCATTGACCCTTTTGGAG TTCCAGAGAAATATTGGCGAGCAAGAGGAGAACGCAGACCTCTGGATTTGCTTCTGCGCCTTTCACTTGGGAGATTACAAGAGAGCTATGGAG GAGTACAAAGCACTGACCGCAAAGCCCGAGTGTCCTCCTGATGTGTGGGTCTATCTCGGCTGCGCCATGTTTTTTCTGGGCCTCTATAAGGAGGCTGAGGAGGCTGCGTTGAAAG CGGCGAAGTGCCCCCTCCAAACCCGACTCCTCTTCCACTTGGCTCATAAG TTCAGTGATGAGAAGAAACTTATGGACTTCCACCAGAACCTGGAAGACGTGACGGAGGACCAGCTGAGCTTGGCCTCCATCCACTACATGCGTTCGCACTACCAAGAGGCCATCGAGATCTACAAACGCCTTCTCCTGCAGAACAT AGACTTGCTGGCGATGAAGGTGTACGTGGCCCTGTGTTACTACAAGCTGGGCTACTACGACGTGTCGCAAGAGGTGCTGGCGGCGTACCTTCAGAACATCCCCGACTCTACCATCGCCCTCAACCTCAAGGCCTGCAATCATTTCAGCCTATACAACGGCAAAGCAGCCGAG GCTGAGCTGAAGAACCTCATCGACATCTCCTCCTGCTCCTTTGAGTTTGCTAAGGAGCTTATTAGACACAACCTG GTGGTGTTTCGCGGTGGCGAGGGCGCATTACAGGTGCTGCCCCCTCTGATCGACGTCATCCCCGAGGCTAGACTCAACCTTGTCATCTACTACCTGAGACAAG ATGATGTACAGGAAGCTTACAACCTCATCCAACATTTAGATCCTGCCACGCCTCAG GAGTATATTTTGAAAGGGGTGGTCAATGCCGCACTGGGGCAACAGCTTGGAACg agggATTACTTAAAAGTCGCGCAGAAGTTCTTCCAGTTGGTCGGAGGCTCAGCCAGCGAGTGCG ACACTATTCCTGGCAGACAGTGCATGGCTTCCTGCTTCTTCCTCTTGAGAGAGTTTAATGACGTTCTCATATATCTCAACTCAGTCAAG GCCAAGGCAGCCATTGGCAACTTCAAAGAAGCGGAGGAG ATTTTTCTTCTGATTCAGAGTGAGAAGATCAAAAGTGACTACGTATACCTCAGCTGGCTGGCACGCtgct ACGTCATGAACCAGAAGGGTCGCCTCGCCTGGGAGCTGTACTTGAAGATGGGCACTTCCTCTGACTCCTTCAGTCTGCTCCAGCTCATCGCCAATGACTGCTACAAG ATGGGCCAGTTCTACTATGCGGCCAAAGCGTTTGATGCACTGGAGAAGCTGGACCCAGGCTCCAACTACTGGGAGGGCAAGAGAGGGGCATGCGTTGGCATCTTTCAGCTCATTTTAGCCAACAAGGAGTCCAA GGAGACGCTTAAGGAGGTGGTGCTGCTGCTGCGCAATTCCGGAAACCCGCAGGTGGAATACATCATCCGAGCCATGAGGAAGTGGGCCAAAGACAACAGAGTTTTCCTCTCGTGA
- the ift56 gene encoding intraflagellar transport protein 56 isoform X4 — MILSRVKPAVGGETAASVSVKKKNKSKVPSLEEYLQQRDYLGALTLLEFQRNIGEQEENADLWICFCAFHLGDYKRAMEEYKALTAKPECPPDVWVYLGCAMFFLGLYKEAEEAALKAAKCPLQTRLLFHLAHKFSDEKKLMDFHQNLEDVTEDQLSLASIHYMRSHYQEAIEIYKRLLLQNIDLLAMKVYVALCYYKLGYYDVSQEVLAAYLQNIPDSTIALNLKACNHFSLYNGKAAEAELKNLIDISSCSFEFAKELIRHNLVVFRGGEGALQVLPPLIDVIPEARLNLVIYYLRQDDVQEAYNLIQHLDPATPQEYILKGVVNAALGQQLGTRDYLKVAQKFFQLVGGSASECDTIPGRQCMASCFFLLREFNDVLIYLNSVKGYFYNDDSFNFNYAQAKAAIGNFKEAEEIFLLIQSEKIKSDYVYLSWLARCYVMNQKGRLAWELYLKMGTSSDSFSLLQLIANDCYKMGQFYYAAKAFDALEKLDPGSNYWEGKRGACVGIFQLILANKESKIHA; from the exons ATG ATCCTGTCTCGCGTGAAGCCCGCCGTGGGGGGCGAGACGGCGGCCAGCGTCAgcgtgaagaagaaaaacaaaagcaaagttCCCAGTTTGGAGGAATATCTACAGCAGAGAGACTACCTTGGAGCATTGACCCTTTTGGAG TTCCAGAGAAATATTGGCGAGCAAGAGGAGAACGCAGACCTCTGGATTTGCTTCTGCGCCTTTCACTTGGGAGATTACAAGAGAGCTATGGAG GAGTACAAAGCACTGACCGCAAAGCCCGAGTGTCCTCCTGATGTGTGGGTCTATCTCGGCTGCGCCATGTTTTTTCTGGGCCTCTATAAGGAGGCTGAGGAGGCTGCGTTGAAAG CGGCGAAGTGCCCCCTCCAAACCCGACTCCTCTTCCACTTGGCTCATAAG TTCAGTGATGAGAAGAAACTTATGGACTTCCACCAGAACCTGGAAGACGTGACGGAGGACCAGCTGAGCTTGGCCTCCATCCACTACATGCGTTCGCACTACCAAGAGGCCATCGAGATCTACAAACGCCTTCTCCTGCAGAACAT AGACTTGCTGGCGATGAAGGTGTACGTGGCCCTGTGTTACTACAAGCTGGGCTACTACGACGTGTCGCAAGAGGTGCTGGCGGCGTACCTTCAGAACATCCCCGACTCTACCATCGCCCTCAACCTCAAGGCCTGCAATCATTTCAGCCTATACAACGGCAAAGCAGCCGAG GCTGAGCTGAAGAACCTCATCGACATCTCCTCCTGCTCCTTTGAGTTTGCTAAGGAGCTTATTAGACACAACCTG GTGGTGTTTCGCGGTGGCGAGGGCGCATTACAGGTGCTGCCCCCTCTGATCGACGTCATCCCCGAGGCTAGACTCAACCTTGTCATCTACTACCTGAGACAAG ATGATGTACAGGAAGCTTACAACCTCATCCAACATTTAGATCCTGCCACGCCTCAG GAGTATATTTTGAAAGGGGTGGTCAATGCCGCACTGGGGCAACAGCTTGGAACg agggATTACTTAAAAGTCGCGCAGAAGTTCTTCCAGTTGGTCGGAGGCTCAGCCAGCGAGTGCG ACACTATTCCTGGCAGACAGTGCATGGCTTCCTGCTTCTTCCTCTTGAGAGAGTTTAATGACGTTCTCATATATCTCAACTCAGTCAAG GGTTACTTCTATAACGACGATTCATTTAATTTCAACTATGCGCAGGCCAAGGCAGCCATTGGCAACTTCAAAGAAGCGGAGGAG ATTTTTCTTCTGATTCAGAGTGAGAAGATCAAAAGTGACTACGTATACCTCAGCTGGCTGGCACGCtgct ACGTCATGAACCAGAAGGGTCGCCTCGCCTGGGAGCTGTACTTGAAGATGGGCACTTCCTCTGACTCCTTCAGTCTGCTCCAGCTCATCGCCAATGACTGCTACAAG ATGGGCCAGTTCTACTATGCGGCCAAAGCGTTTGATGCACTGGAGAAGCTGGACCCAGGCTCCAACTACTGGGAGGGCAAGAGAGGGGCATGCGTTGGCATCTTTCAGCTCATTTTAGCCAACAAGGAGTCCAA GATTCATGCATGA
- the ift56 gene encoding intraflagellar transport protein 56 isoform X5 has protein sequence MILSRVKPAVGGETAASVSVKKKNKSKVPSLEEYLQQRDYLGALTLLEFQRNIGEQEENADLWICFCAFHLGDYKRAMEEYKALTAKPECPPDVWVYLGCAMFFLGLYKEAEEAALKAAKCPLQTRLLFHLAHKFSDEKKLMDFHQNLEDVTEDQLSLASIHYMRSHYQEAIEIYKRLLLQNIDLLAMKVYVALCYYKLGYYDVSQEVLAAYLQNIPDSTIALNLKACNHFSLYNGKAAEAELKNLIDISSCSFEFAKELIRHNLVVFRGGEGALQVLPPLIDVIPEARLNLVIYYLRQDDVQEAYNLIQHLDPATPQEYILKGVVNAALGQQLGTRDYLKVAQKFFQLVGGSASECDTIPGRQCMASCFFLLREFNDVLIYLNSVKGYFYNDDSFNFNYAQAKAAIGNFKEAEEIFLLIQSEKIKSDYVYLSWLARCCKFDETRACATATYGCTAPIDAGRRFSISVPPRD, from the exons ATG ATCCTGTCTCGCGTGAAGCCCGCCGTGGGGGGCGAGACGGCGGCCAGCGTCAgcgtgaagaagaaaaacaaaagcaaagttCCCAGTTTGGAGGAATATCTACAGCAGAGAGACTACCTTGGAGCATTGACCCTTTTGGAG TTCCAGAGAAATATTGGCGAGCAAGAGGAGAACGCAGACCTCTGGATTTGCTTCTGCGCCTTTCACTTGGGAGATTACAAGAGAGCTATGGAG GAGTACAAAGCACTGACCGCAAAGCCCGAGTGTCCTCCTGATGTGTGGGTCTATCTCGGCTGCGCCATGTTTTTTCTGGGCCTCTATAAGGAGGCTGAGGAGGCTGCGTTGAAAG CGGCGAAGTGCCCCCTCCAAACCCGACTCCTCTTCCACTTGGCTCATAAG TTCAGTGATGAGAAGAAACTTATGGACTTCCACCAGAACCTGGAAGACGTGACGGAGGACCAGCTGAGCTTGGCCTCCATCCACTACATGCGTTCGCACTACCAAGAGGCCATCGAGATCTACAAACGCCTTCTCCTGCAGAACAT AGACTTGCTGGCGATGAAGGTGTACGTGGCCCTGTGTTACTACAAGCTGGGCTACTACGACGTGTCGCAAGAGGTGCTGGCGGCGTACCTTCAGAACATCCCCGACTCTACCATCGCCCTCAACCTCAAGGCCTGCAATCATTTCAGCCTATACAACGGCAAAGCAGCCGAG GCTGAGCTGAAGAACCTCATCGACATCTCCTCCTGCTCCTTTGAGTTTGCTAAGGAGCTTATTAGACACAACCTG GTGGTGTTTCGCGGTGGCGAGGGCGCATTACAGGTGCTGCCCCCTCTGATCGACGTCATCCCCGAGGCTAGACTCAACCTTGTCATCTACTACCTGAGACAAG ATGATGTACAGGAAGCTTACAACCTCATCCAACATTTAGATCCTGCCACGCCTCAG GAGTATATTTTGAAAGGGGTGGTCAATGCCGCACTGGGGCAACAGCTTGGAACg agggATTACTTAAAAGTCGCGCAGAAGTTCTTCCAGTTGGTCGGAGGCTCAGCCAGCGAGTGCG ACACTATTCCTGGCAGACAGTGCATGGCTTCCTGCTTCTTCCTCTTGAGAGAGTTTAATGACGTTCTCATATATCTCAACTCAGTCAAG GGTTACTTCTATAACGACGATTCATTTAATTTCAACTATGCGCAGGCCAAGGCAGCCATTGGCAACTTCAAAGAAGCGGAGGAG ATTTTTCTTCTGATTCAGAGTGAGAAGATCAAAAGTGACTACGTATACCTCAGCTGGCTGGCACGCtgct GCAAATTTGACGAGACCCGAGCGTGTGCAACAGCGACATACGGCTGTACTGCTCCCATCGATGCGGGCCGGAGATTTTCGATATCCGTCCCTCCACGTGACTGA
- the LOC133404589 gene encoding mitochondrial glycine transporter B-like isoform X2 — protein MEFAAAHPALKAFMCGSLSGTCSTLLFQPLDLVKTRLQTLQNTAKPGSPKVGMFRVFINVIRTESVFSLWKGVSPSFVRCIPGVGIYFSTFYSLKQHFFLDRAPNAGEAVLLGAGARAVAGVCMLPFTVIKTRFESGFYNYVSVTGALRSMYKTEGVRALFSGFTATLLRDAPFSGIYVMFYSQAKKMLPAEVTSSVYMPLVNFSCGVVAGVMASLVTQPADVVKTHIQVSPSHWSTTDAIRYVYEKHGLSGFFRGAIPRSLRRTLMAAMAWTVYEQLMARMGLKS, from the exons ATGGAGTTCGCCGCG GCCCATCCAGCTCTCAAAGCCTTCATGTGCGGCTCCCTCAGCGGCACATGCTCCACGCTGCTCTTCCAGCCTCTGGATCTGGTGAAGACACGGCTGCAGACCTTGCAGAACACCGCCAAGCCAGG TTCACCAAAAGTGGGCATGTTTCGCGTTTTCATCAACGTGATAAGGACAGAAAGTGTCTTCAGCCTGTGGAAAGGAGTTTCCCCT TCGTTCGTCCGCTGCATCCCCGGTGTGGGCATATACTTCAGCACCTTCTACTCGCTCAAGCAGCATTTCTTCCTGGACCGGGCACCCAACGCCGGCGAGGCCGTGCTGCTGGGGGCCGGTGCCAGAGCGGTGGCCGGCGTCTGCATGTTGCCGTTCACCGTCATCAAAACGCGCTTTGAG AGTGGCTTTTACAACTACGTGAGCGTAACCGGCGCTCTGAGGAGCATGTACAAGACGGAGGGCGTGAGAGCGCTGTTCTCCGGCTTCACCGCCACGCTGCTGCGCGACGCCCCCTTCTCCGGGATCTACGTCATGTTCTACAGCCAGGCCAAGAAGATGCTGCCTGCAG aGGTGACGTCGTCAGTCTACATGCCCTTGGTCAACTTCAGCTGCGGCGTGGTGGCGGGTGTCATGGCGTCGCTGGTCACGCAGCCTGCGGATGTGGTGAAGACGCACATTCAAGTCAGCCCATCACACTGGAGCACAACGGACGCTATTCGCTACGTCTACGAG AAACACGGTCTCAGCGGCTTTTTCCGCGGGGCCATACCTCGGTCCCTTCGCCGCACTCTGATGGCCGCCATGGCCTGGACTGTCTATGAACAGCTGATGGCTCGGATGGGCCTCAAGTCCTGA
- the LOC133404589 gene encoding mitochondrial glycine transporter B-like isoform X1, protein MQKKHQPSSAGSSSLGGKAHPALKAFMCGSLSGTCSTLLFQPLDLVKTRLQTLQNTAKPGSPKVGMFRVFINVIRTESVFSLWKGVSPSFVRCIPGVGIYFSTFYSLKQHFFLDRAPNAGEAVLLGAGARAVAGVCMLPFTVIKTRFESGFYNYVSVTGALRSMYKTEGVRALFSGFTATLLRDAPFSGIYVMFYSQAKKMLPAEVTSSVYMPLVNFSCGVVAGVMASLVTQPADVVKTHIQVSPSHWSTTDAIRYVYEKHGLSGFFRGAIPRSLRRTLMAAMAWTVYEQLMARMGLKS, encoded by the exons ATGCAGAAAAAACACCAGCCTTCCAGCGCAGGGTCAAGCAGTTTGGGGGGGAAG GCCCATCCAGCTCTCAAAGCCTTCATGTGCGGCTCCCTCAGCGGCACATGCTCCACGCTGCTCTTCCAGCCTCTGGATCTGGTGAAGACACGGCTGCAGACCTTGCAGAACACCGCCAAGCCAGG TTCACCAAAAGTGGGCATGTTTCGCGTTTTCATCAACGTGATAAGGACAGAAAGTGTCTTCAGCCTGTGGAAAGGAGTTTCCCCT TCGTTCGTCCGCTGCATCCCCGGTGTGGGCATATACTTCAGCACCTTCTACTCGCTCAAGCAGCATTTCTTCCTGGACCGGGCACCCAACGCCGGCGAGGCCGTGCTGCTGGGGGCCGGTGCCAGAGCGGTGGCCGGCGTCTGCATGTTGCCGTTCACCGTCATCAAAACGCGCTTTGAG AGTGGCTTTTACAACTACGTGAGCGTAACCGGCGCTCTGAGGAGCATGTACAAGACGGAGGGCGTGAGAGCGCTGTTCTCCGGCTTCACCGCCACGCTGCTGCGCGACGCCCCCTTCTCCGGGATCTACGTCATGTTCTACAGCCAGGCCAAGAAGATGCTGCCTGCAG aGGTGACGTCGTCAGTCTACATGCCCTTGGTCAACTTCAGCTGCGGCGTGGTGGCGGGTGTCATGGCGTCGCTGGTCACGCAGCCTGCGGATGTGGTGAAGACGCACATTCAAGTCAGCCCATCACACTGGAGCACAACGGACGCTATTCGCTACGTCTACGAG AAACACGGTCTCAGCGGCTTTTTCCGCGGGGCCATACCTCGGTCCCTTCGCCGCACTCTGATGGCCGCCATGGCCTGGACTGTCTATGAACAGCTGATGGCTCGGATGGGCCTCAAGTCCTGA